The proteins below come from a single Acidobacteriota bacterium genomic window:
- a CDS encoding PQQ-binding-like beta-propeller repeat protein — protein sequence MPRLLRVSVMTAAILTPVAGWAQPGGSLFEEHCAPCHGSPEPGSRAPDREALRQFTPEFVLESLTTGAMSVEVPGLTDEERREVAQWTAGRALGTAGGDAASMPNPCPSKPFDDPFAGAGWNGWSPDGGNSRFQPAAAAGLTADQVPRLTLKWAFGYPGGVRAAAGSPTVVGGRLYAGSDTGYVYSLDAASGCVYWSFESQWVVRSSVTIGPVTGAGTARYAAYFGDARANVYAVNAETGELLWTQRADTHPIARITAAPKLHAGRLYVPVSSLEELAGRHLWYECCTFRGSVVAYDANTGEQIWKSYAIAEEPRPTTKNAQGTQQWAPAGGAVWGAPVIDAARGALYIGSGNGYTAPAANDTDAVIAFDIETGKRLWLNQLTAMDAYLSRCPGRIDVQGQPRDPKRADPERIANLNCPDPEKLAENVDVDVVAVMLHTLPDGRTILVVGQQNGRVYALDPDREGAVLWELYAGADTENRANITFGGASDGRLAYFPLLYQPSEHRGIATPSRSKGGLAAIRVETGEPVWYTPTPAANCPDPSPLRCGSGQDAAATAIPGVVFAGAMDGMLRAYSTTDGRVIWEYDTAQEFETVNDVPARGGMLNGPGPTVVDGMLFTGSGYASGTGNVLLAFGLE from the coding sequence ATGCCGAGACTCCTTCGTGTTTCGGTGATGACGGCTGCGATCCTGACGCCCGTGGCTGGATGGGCCCAGCCGGGCGGCTCATTGTTCGAGGAGCACTGCGCGCCCTGTCATGGAAGCCCGGAGCCCGGTTCCCGAGCCCCGGATCGGGAGGCGCTGCGGCAGTTCACACCCGAGTTCGTGCTCGAGTCGCTGACGACCGGCGCGATGTCGGTGGAGGTGCCCGGGCTGACCGACGAGGAGAGGCGGGAGGTGGCTCAGTGGACCGCGGGCCGTGCGCTGGGGACGGCTGGCGGGGATGCCGCATCGATGCCCAATCCGTGTCCGAGCAAACCGTTCGACGACCCGTTCGCCGGCGCGGGGTGGAACGGCTGGAGCCCGGATGGCGGCAACTCGCGCTTCCAGCCGGCCGCGGCCGCCGGGTTGACCGCGGACCAGGTGCCGCGCCTGACGCTGAAGTGGGCGTTCGGATACCCGGGCGGGGTCAGAGCCGCCGCTGGTTCGCCGACGGTCGTGGGGGGAAGGCTCTACGCGGGATCCGACACGGGTTATGTCTACTCGTTGGACGCAGCGAGCGGTTGTGTCTACTGGTCCTTCGAGTCGCAATGGGTCGTCCGCTCCTCCGTCACCATCGGACCCGTCACGGGCGCGGGGACGGCGCGCTACGCCGCGTACTTCGGGGACGCCAGGGCGAACGTCTATGCCGTCAATGCCGAAACCGGTGAACTGCTGTGGACGCAACGCGCCGACACTCATCCGATCGCGCGCATCACCGCCGCCCCCAAGCTGCACGCCGGCCGGCTCTACGTCCCCGTTTCCTCACTGGAAGAACTGGCAGGCCGCCACCTCTGGTACGAGTGCTGCACATTCCGGGGCAGCGTGGTGGCGTATGACGCGAACACGGGCGAGCAGATCTGGAAGAGCTACGCGATTGCCGAAGAACCCAGACCCACGACGAAGAACGCGCAGGGCACCCAACAGTGGGCCCCGGCCGGGGGCGCGGTCTGGGGCGCGCCGGTCATCGATGCTGCTCGAGGGGCCTTGTACATCGGTAGTGGCAACGGCTACACCGCGCCCGCGGCCAATGACACCGACGCCGTCATCGCCTTCGATATCGAGACCGGGAAGCGGCTGTGGTTGAACCAGTTGACGGCCATGGATGCCTACCTCAGCAGGTGTCCCGGCCGGATCGATGTGCAAGGCCAACCGAGGGATCCCAAGCGAGCGGATCCCGAGCGCATCGCGAACCTCAACTGCCCCGATCCCGAGAAGCTTGCCGAAAACGTCGATGTCGATGTGGTGGCGGTCATGCTTCACACGCTGCCGGACGGGCGGACGATTCTCGTCGTCGGCCAGCAGAATGGCCGGGTCTATGCGCTCGACCCTGACCGCGAGGGGGCGGTGCTGTGGGAACTCTACGCGGGCGCGGACACGGAGAATCGCGCGAACATCACGTTCGGTGGTGCCAGCGACGGGCGGCTCGCCTACTTCCCCCTCCTGTACCAACCGTCGGAGCACCGCGGGATTGCTACGCCGTCGCGGTCGAAGGGCGGCCTGGCCGCGATTCGCGTGGAGACGGGCGAGCCGGTGTGGTACACGCCGACGCCGGCGGCCAACTGTCCCGACCCCTCCCCGCTACGGTGCGGCTCCGGGCAGGACGCGGCGGCGACGGCGATCCCGGGCGTGGTCTTCGCCGGCGCCATGGACGGCATGCTTCGCGCGTACTCGACCACCGACGGCCGCGTCATCTGGGAATACGACACGGCCCAGGAGTTCGAGACCGTCAACGATGTGCCGGCCAGGGGCGGCATGCTGAACGGTCCGGGGCCAACCGTCGTCGACGGCATGCTGTTCACGGGGTCGGGCTACGCGTCAGGGACGGGCAACGTGCTGCTGGCGTTCGGACTCGAATAG